CCGTAAAACATTCGGTCCGGCCGCGATGGCCAAAACTCCTTTTTCCTGCAGTTTTATTATCGTCTCTGCTGCCGGTTCCGTTAATTCAATACCAATCATCATGCCTTTTCCACGAATATCTTTTACTTTGTTAAGAGAAGAAAGTTTCTCTTTTAATTCCTTCAGTAAGGCTTCCCCTTTATCTGCTGCTTTGCTGCTCCAATCCTCCTCAATTAGAGTACGCAGTGTGGCCTGTGCAGCAGCCATGGCAAGAGGATTTCCGCCAAATGTCGTTCCGTGGCTTCCGGGCCCAAAAGCTTCTTTTAAATGAGCTTTTCCGATAACAGCTCCCGTTGGAATTCCATTTCCCAGGGCTTTTGCGGCAGTGATTATATCTGGATTTAAACCACTGTGTTCATGTGCGAAAAAAGCTCCTGTTCGGCCAAGACCGGTTTGTATTTCATCACAAATCAGCAATGCTCCAGCTTTTTTTGCGGCTTCTTCTACCGCTTGTAAAAAAGTGTGCTCTCCCGGTATCACTCCGCCCTCTCCTTGGACCGGTTCTACTATTACAGCAGCGGTTTCTTCATCTACGGCGTTCTCCAGTGCCTTCACGTCGTTATATGGTACATACTCAAATCCTTCAAGCATCGGTCCGAATCCCTTATGAATGCTGTCCTGTCCGGTAGCTGCCATACTTCCAAATGTTCGGCCGTGAAAGGACTGGAGAAAGCTGATGATCTTCTTTCGCCCTGTATGTTTTCTCGCCAGTTTAATGGCGCCTTCATTAGCCTCTGCTCCACTGTTAGCAAAAAATACAAGATCGCCGCATGAATGAGCGGTTAGCAGTTCTGCTGTTTGCTGCTGCCCTTCGTAATGAAAAAAATTAGAGGCATGCCAGCCTTCATGCAGCTGTTGTTCTACTGCTTTAAGTACAGCCGGATGACCATGACCTAGATTTACGACACTAATTCCAGCCATTAAATCTATGTATGTTTTCCCCGATTGATCGGTTATGGTTGAACCGGAAGCACTTTTAAACGTTATATTCCATCTTTTATATGTCGGGAAAAGCTGTTCTTCGTGTTTTGATTGGTTATTGGATTCCATTTCCGGTTCCTCCTGATTTAAGATGTTATTGCTTTCTTCTTTATAATTGTTGTTCCTTTTAATGTCCCGTCTTCGTGTGTATTTTTACCGTTCCCATTAGCAATCGTCACTTTTTCAAGCTTGCCTGTTAAACTATCAGCTGCTGCTCGAACTTTTGGAATCATGCCGCCGTATATCGTTCCATTTTCTACTAGAGCGTTGACTTCTGTGACAGCTAACGTTTCCGCTAATTGTCCTTTGACTAACACACCATCTACATCTGTCACAAAAATTAATTCTTCCGCATCTATTGCTCGAGCTACAGCTGCTGCTGCTACGTCTGCATTTATATTTAACTTGCCTTCGTTTATATCCGCCGCAATCGGTGCTATAACAGGAATAAATTCATTTTGAATCAATTGCTGCAGAAAACGCACATTAATTTCTTCTACTTTTCCAACATAACCTAATGTTTCTAGGTTAATAGGGGACGCCTTAATCAAATCCCCATCAATTCCTGATATGCCGATTGCTGTTGCTTGTGTTGGCTGAAAAGCAGAAACAATTTTCTTGTTCACTTTTCCGCTTAAAACAAGTTCGGCTGCTTCAAGTACGTCTGCCGTTGTTTTTCTTAATCCGTCGACAAACTCAGGCTTGATTTGCATTTGTACTAACATATTGTTGATCGCAGGGCCGCCTCCATGTACGATGATTGGATGCTTCCCTTTTTTTTTCATCGCGGCGATGCTGTGAAAAAAGTCTGGTGACAGCTCATCCACCGTGGAACCCCCGCATTTAATAACTACAATGCCTTCCATTGTTCATCGTTCCCCTCCCCTGTTTTAATTACGTGCGGTATCCTGCGTTGATTCTTACATATTCATAGGTAAGGTCGCATCCCCATGCTTTTCCTGAACCTTCGCCGATATTTAAGTCCACCGTAATCGTAATGTTTTCTTGTTCTAAATATGCTTTTGCCTCTTCTTCTGAAAAGGAAACAGGCGTACTATTTTTTAATGTCTGAATGGAGCCTAGCGATATATCGATTTTCTCGGGGTCTAGTTCTACTTCACTGTATCCAAGCGCTACGATAATGCGGCCCCAGTTCGCATCTGTTCCGTAAATTGCTGTTTTCACAAGGTCCGATCCTACAATTTGTTTGGCTGCTTTTCCTGCTTCTTCGTCTGTTTTGGCTCCTAAGACATTCACTTCCACGAGCTTTGTTGCACCTTCGCCGTCTCTTGCAATCTTTTTAGCCAAATCCTCGCATGTGAGCTGCAGCGCTTTTTTAAACTTCTCCCACTCTGGATGAGAGGGATGCAGCGTTTCATTACCGGCATGGCCGCTTGCCATTACTACTACCATATCGTTTGTAGACGTATCGCCATCCACGGTAATGCGATTAAACGTTTTATCGGTCACTTCATTTAAAGCTTGCTGAAGATCATCTGGTTCAATGTCCGCGTCAGTTGTAACAAAGCTGAGCATGGTGGCCATATTCGGGTTAATCATGCCGGAGCCTTTCGCTGTACCGCCAAATGTTACCCGTTTCCCATTAATCATTGTTTGAAAGCAAGCATGTTTTTTAACCTTATCAGTTGTCATGATTGCCTCATTAAATAGATCAGCATCTTTAAAGGTAGGCATCGGTTTGAGATCTTTTATTCCCGGAATAATTTTGTCCATTTTTAAGCGCTCGCCTATTACGCCGGTTGATGTTACTGCTACTTGATGTTCTGGCATATCAAATGCATTTGCTGCTGATCCTCTCATCGTGTATGCATCAAGCAGTCCTTGTTCTCCTGTACAAGAATTGGCATTGCCGCTGTTTACTACAATCGCACGCAGTTTTCCTTCTTTTGCGATGCTTTCTTTGGTAACCTGCAGGGGAGCTGCTTGTATTTTGTTTAACGTATACACAGCTGCACTCGAAGCAGGCACATCACATAGAATTGCGCCGAGATCCTTACGTTTACGCTTCACCTTGGTGTGAACGCCGGCTGCTGTAAAACCATAAGGTGTAATAATACTTCCTCCGTTCACTTCTACGATTTCTTCTGTATTTTGTAAAGTGCTCATGCTTCTCTCTCCCCTGAATTTGTATATTATGGATAGATCGGGACAGAATAAAGACCGGTTTCTTCCGGAAGCCCGAACATGACGTTCATGTTTTGAACAGCTTGCCCTGAAGCTCCTTTTACTAAGTTATCAATTACAGAAACGACTGTTATTCTGCCCGTTCTCTCATCGACGGTTACACCGATATCACAATAATTTGTTCCGTAGACTTCTTTTGTAAATGGATATGTTCCGCTTTTCCTTACGCGAACAAATGTTTTATCACTATAAGCTTTATCATAGATTTCTTTCACGTTTTGTTCTGTCCACCCTTTATGCAAAGGAGCATACATTGTTGCCATAATCCCGCGTGTCATAGGAACAAGATGCGGTGTAAATGTGACGGTTGCATTTTCTTGCATCCATCCGCTTAATTCCTGCTCTATTTCTGGTGTATGTTTATGTTCATTTACCTTGTATACTTTGAAATTATCATTCATCTCACTAAAATGTGTGATGGCATTAAGAGAACGTCCTGCTCCTGTTGTACCTGATTTTGCATCAATAATCACTTGATTGGCGTCTATTGCTCCTTCTTTTACGAGCGGAGCCAAACCAAGCAGTACTGCTGTTGGGTAGCAGCCCGGGTTCGCCAACAGATCGGTTTTTTCTATTTCTTCTTTCCGCCATTCTGTCAACCCATACACTGCTTTTTCTAATAAGGATGTCTCTGCGCTTGATCGTCCGTACCATTTCTCATAAACAGATGCATCTTTTAAACGAAGATCTCCGGAAAGATCTATTACTTTTGTGCCCGGCACGAGCTGACCGGTTAAATCAGCAGACACTCCAGGCGGTGTTGATAAAAACACGACATCATGATGTTTTAAATGTTCAACATTAATATCTTCTAGTGTTTCGTCTATAATTTCAGATACATGCGGATAACTTTCGGCCATTGTCTTTCCTTCTTGGGAAGAAGAAAAGACAGCTATTTTCTTTACTTCAGGATGATTGTGAAGCAATCGTATTAATTCTATTCCGCCATATCCAGTTGCTCCGACTATTGCAGCTTTCATAAACTTGCACCTCGTTTTATCTTTATACATTTTCCGTTGATGTTTATTATAAGTGTGAATATATATTAATGCAACTGTATTTTTATATTTTTTCTAATCTCTTTTTAATATTCTTTTAATACCTTTCTTCGTTAGGATTATTAAAAAAAACAAGCCATGTTCTGTATTTATGCCGGATATGTATTTATATACATTCTTTTGCATTTATTATTAGAAAAAATCGGTTTGCCGCCGAGTACTTATGGCGGAAGTTCTTTCCAGCTCTCCCTCACTTTTATTCAACACTTCTCTCAGATGGGCGGTGTTTTTTTAAGTTTTAAAAAAAATACTGCTTTCGTGCCAAAGCAGAAAACAGATGGCACAAAAACAGTATTTATTTTCTTATTCTAATGCTTGTCTAATTTTTTCTTCGGTCTCTTCGATTTCATCTCCCCAGAAATCATTTTCCTCCGAAGTAATTAATTCGCCGTTCTCATCAAAAACAGAAAAGCCGCGGACTGATGCATTCTCGCCTGCCATTTCTGCTTTTTCTATCGTCTCCATGGAAGCGTCAGATAAAAACGTATAAGTAAAACCGACTTCTTCTTTTAGCTCTTTATGCTGCTCTGGAGAATCATTACTAATCGCGTAAATATCTGCATCAAGATCATCAAAAGAGTCTATGTGCTGCTGCAGCTGCACGAGCTGCGATACACAGTGTCCTCAGTCAACACCCGTGAAATGGAAAAAGACTGTCGGCTGGTCTTTACCGGAGATACTGACGCCTTCCCATTCTTCATCTTGCAGCGTTAACTCTTCTTCCCCATCTCCGCCGCATGCAGCTAATGTTACAGCAGCAACAGCCAAGGTAACTAGAAAAAACGTTGTCTTTAAGAAATGATTCATGTATGATTCCCCTCCTTTTCTATTAATAATAAGAAACCATAAACAAGTGTATCACCTTGTCTATAGAAAGACTATTGATTTATCTTTATCAGCTGTTTGACAAACGTTTCAAATCTTCTACTATCGGATCAGCATCATTTTCAAGGCCGTCATAGCTGCGGATAACATTGCCTTCTGGGTCAATGAGAAAAAACTTAGTAGAGTGAATAATGTCATTTTGCTCTGGGTCTTTTTCTACTGTCGTTTGAAAGGTTTCGTTTGCTAACTTTTTTATTTCTTCATCACTGTACCCCGTTAGAAAGTGCCAGCTGCTAAAATCAGCTCCATAATTTTCTCCGTATTTTTTTAAGCGGTCCGGATTATCAAATTCTGGGTCCACAGAAAAGGAGACGAATTGTACATCCACCCCTTCTTGTTCCAGTTCTCCTTGCAGGTTAAGCATATTCGGTGTCATTAAATTACAAACGGTCGGACAGCTCGTGAAAATCATGTCAGCAATCCAGTACTTCCCTTCTAAATCTTCATTGGTTACCGTCTCTTCTGCCTGATTGGTATACGAAAAAGGCTTGACTTCTAAATCTAAGTGAGATAAATCTGATCCGTTTTCTGCAGGCTTCCCGCTATCGTACAGCCAGGCACACCCACTTAATAATAGGGTTAACAACCCAAGTGCTAATAATAAAAATTGTTGTTTCATATATCTCCCTCTTTACCTATCCTTTATAACTTTAATATTCATTAGGAAAACTTGGCTTTTCGCCAAGTCATTATGGCGGAAGACGTAGTTTTGCTTATACTTTTTTCCTTTAACAAAGTTTTTCTAAAGTATAAGTAAAGGACTTATCCGGCATACTTTCCGGGATAAGCCCTCTTCAGCCAGTGAAATAATATTCATACATCAGCGGTTTTTTAAATGATCTGCATGAGCTGGAATATCGCTGATAGTCAATTCGCCATCTTGCAGTTTTTCTTTGGTCAGCCACTGTTTAAACACATAACCAATTGTTGTTACGTATACAAATTCTTGTGTAATCTTCATTACTACACCTGCAAGCTGCTGATCTGGATGTGGATCTAAAAATGAAAAACCTCCGCCTGCATTGTTCATCAATCCAGCAGGAAGTTCAGCTCCCGGCGGAAGACAATAAGCCATCACATTAGACCAAACAGCAGGATTCGTGTATGTTTCATATAAGGGGCTTCCCGCAAATATAATAAGCGCACATGCCGGTGTGATTAATATGCCGTTTCCAAAAATATAAGCAATCCGCCGAAAATCAGATAACTGATTAGTAGAAGGCAGCGGCGCAAGCATATGCCACCACATCAGCCACGCTGTGCCAAAAAGCGCTATCTGATACAAGCTATGCAAAACAGGGGCTTGCATAATAGAGTCAAACACCATCGGTATATGATAAAACGAAAACAGCGCATTAAACCCAATCAAACCAATCACCGGACTCATAACAATCCGGTACGTCACATATGCTTTCTTTGTCCACTTATGCACCCACGTGTGCAGCACCCACTTGGGGATAGAAAGAATTAAAAGCGGAACAGCTGCAAAATAAGCTAACACCATTTGGGTCATATGAATAGTAATAATGGAATGACCTGCAATATACAATGGACTGCCCCAGCCAAGATACAGCGCAAGCAGGCCGAATAGGAAACAAAGCTTTTGTTTTATGGATATTTTTTCGGCCCCTATAAACCTATGGCGCGTTTTAACAGTTATCCAGTAATATACGAAAGCAACTGCTGCCAGTACGATGATTAGTTCGGGTGTCCATAGGGCTCGAAACGTAAATGTCGAAAAAAATTCGTTCATTATATGAGCGCTCCTCCTTTCCATGCCAAAGCATGCAGCGTGCGCTTTCAATTCGTTTTCAACTAAAGTAAAATAGATAACGGATCATTCTTCTCTAAATATAGCATATTTTTTTATAGTGTTATGCTTTCTCCATTGTAAATTCTTGATACTTTTCTTACAATCTGATGAACATGCATACACTAATACCGAACATTTATCATTATTGACAAAGAGCGGAGGAACCAATCTATGCGTAAACATTTAATTGTTTTAGACCTTGATGGTACATTGTTGAAAGATGACAAAACAATATCTACTCGTACGTATAAAACTTTGCAAAATGTGAAAAAGGAAGGACATATGATTGCAATCGCGACTGGCCGGCCATACCGGGCGAGTAAAATGTATTACCAGCAATTAGGCCTAGATACCCCGATTGTTAATTTTAATGGTGCCTATATCCATCATCCCGGCGACCGCTCCTTTGGCATTCATCACTCTCCGCTTGACTTAGAAACAGCGAAAACAATTATTGATACATGCCAGGCATTTCAAGTCAATAACATTATGGCAGAAGTGGTTGACGACGTCTTTTTGCACAATTACGATGAAACGTTTATTGATATGCTTGCATTAAGCACAGAGCCTGCAGCTCACGGAAATTTAAAAAACGTTCTTCATACAAATCCTACTTCCCTTCTCGTTTATCCGAAAAAGGAAAGTGCCGAAGCGTTAAGAGAATTAATTTCCGGAAGCCATGCTCAAGGAATTGAACAGCGTTCTTGGGGTGCTCCGCATCATTTAATAGAAATCATAAAAACGGGCAACAACAAAGCAGCTGGATTACAAAAAGTAGCAGAATATTGTAATGTTTCAATGGATGATGTAATTGCATTTGGAGATGAAAATAACGATCTGGAGATGCTTAGAGAAGCAGGTATCGGAGTAGCTATGAGCAATGGATCCAAAGAGGCACAGCAAGCAGCTGATGTGATCACAGCCGCAAATGAAGAAGATGGGATTGCCATTTTCCTAGAAGAAAAACTAAAATTACATTCCCAAACATAATGGATCAATAAGTCTTGCAAGAAATTGTGATAATATATACATGGTCTTATAAAACGCCCTGCTGATTATCAGTAAAGGAGGAAACACTGTTGAAAATTTATGAAATTCCTAACGATGCTGACCAAGAAACACGCGAGAAAGTAGCTGACTTGTTAATGGGGCAAATGGAATCCATTGGAAAAGAGAATGCGTATGAATTGCTAATGGATTCCATCAATCTTTCTTTAACGGAAAACTCTTGCGCCCATATATTTGTAGCGGAATATGAAAATACAATCCTCGGAGCAGCTTTTTTAAATCTCGGCATCAGTCTTGATAAAGGCGGATATTATATTTGGCTGAATGATTTGTTTGTACATAAAGAACACCGTAACCAGGGAATTGCCAAAAAACTGCTATTAAAAGTTATTTACTGGGCTGAAAATCATGGAATAAAAGGAATCGAATTAGAAACAGGTATAAGTAATGCAGCTACCAAAGCGTTGTATAACTCACTTGGTTTTTACGATGTCGTTTCCAAGCGGTATGGATTTAGATTTTAAGCTTCAGCCATAAATATTTTGTTCTTATTTATAAATTATATATTTCATATACAGGCAAAAAAGCAGTTTTCCAGAAAGCGGGGCAGGTAGTCTGCTTAAAACCACCATTCTTTCCCATGGTCATTTAGCGGCGCCAGGCCCCGTTTTTAAACAGTTTTTTTATCAAAAGGAAATCTCGAGATAATGTATCAGCCTTCTTTGAACTAACGAACATAATAAATAATCATGGTAAAACTGGCTGGTGTTTCCCCTATATTTTCGTATACGTGATCTTTGTTTGCTTCAAAGCGAAGCGCATCTCCTTTTTCTAGTGTAAAACAATTCTCATCAAAACGAACCTGCATCGTCCCTTCCTTTAAGAAAATATATTCTTCCACCCCTTTTGGATGAGCTTCTGAATAATAGCTTTTTAAAGGATCAATATCCACGTAAAACGCTTCAAACGGTGTATACTGGTCTTTTAAAAATACGGGTTTTACATGAAAGCCCCCATGGTCTCCTTCTAGCGTTTCGAGTTCCTTATAATCGACTCTAGTTACAGCTGGACGTTCTGCTTCAATAAAAGATGTAAAAGGAACGTTTAAACCGTTTGCAATTTTCCATAACGTCCCTACGGTTGGATTAGATTCTCCTCTTTCAATTTGTCCTAGCATAGGCTTGCTTACACCCGTTATGGAAGCAGCTTCCTCTAAATTTAATCCATTATGTTTTCTGATTTTTTTTAGCCGGCTGCCAATCTGAGCCGTTAATTGTTCTTTTTCCATATGATCACCTTGAAAGAATATTTAATATAACATACAATAAATATATTATAACATACAATATAATTGTTGATGGGAGAGGGGACCGATACATGAAAGCAGCCGTAACGCTAACAACCAATCATTCTTTTGCTGCTGGTATGAAAGATGGGGCCACTATTGCGCTCGGATATTTTCCCGCTGCCATAACTTTTGGTTTTATCGCTCAGACGACAGGGCTTACCGTCCAAGAAACAATGCTGATGAGTCTGCTCGTATTTGCAGGTGCTGCCCAGTACATGGCTCTCAGCCTGCTTGCAGCCGGCACAGGGGCTATTGAAATTATTTTTACAACGTTTATCGTAAATATCCGCCACTTTTTAATGAGCGCTTCTTTAAATGAAAAAGCCGTACAAGATCATCCATTAAAGAAAGCTGGATACGCGTTTGGTTTAACTGATGAGGTCTTTGCTGTGGCCTCTACCAAAGAAGGTACAGTTCATACCGGCTATGTTTATGGCGTGTTTTTCATATCGTATGCAAGCTGGGTCATTCATTCGGGAGTCGGGCATGCTGTCGGTCAGCTGCTTCCCGAGATGCTGCAGCAAAGCCTGACGTTTGCCTTGTATGCTTTATTTATTGCTTTGCTTGCTCCTTCTTTAAAAAAACACCGGAAAATCTTTTTTCTCGCAGCGTTAGCAGCCGTATTAAACAGTGTGTTTGCTTTGATTATGGCTGAAGGCTGGGCAATTATTTTAGCTACCTTAATAGCAGCTTCAGTGCTTGAATTCATCGAACCGCTGAACCATAAATACAATGGTGCCGGCAAGAAAAGCGGGGTGGAAAGAAAATGAGCATGGAATTACTATTCATTATTTTAGGTATGGCACTCGTAACATATATTCCAAGAATGCTTCCGCTTGTTTTTTTAAACGCCAAGAGCATTCCGCCCAGGTTAGAAGGAATTCTTAAAAATGTACCTTATGCTGCATTAGGTGCCCTCATCTTTCCGGGTGTGTTGACTATTCATGACAATATTCTTTTTGGACTTACCGGTATGGCTGCTGCATTTTTGATTTCCTTTTTAGGTGGAAATTTTATCTTCGTTGTACTAGGATCGATAGCTGTTCTGACAGTACTCACACCATTTTTTTAAACAAGTAAACGGCGGAACGT
This DNA window, taken from Alteribacillus bidgolensis, encodes the following:
- the argC gene encoding N-acetyl-gamma-glutamyl-phosphate reductase; its protein translation is MKAAIVGATGYGGIELIRLLHNHPEVKKIAVFSSSQEGKTMAESYPHVSEIIDETLEDINVEHLKHHDVVFLSTPPGVSADLTGQLVPGTKVIDLSGDLRLKDASVYEKWYGRSSAETSLLEKAVYGLTEWRKEEIEKTDLLANPGCYPTAVLLGLAPLVKEGAIDANQVIIDAKSGTTGAGRSLNAITHFSEMNDNFKVYKVNEHKHTPEIEQELSGWMQENATVTFTPHLVPMTRGIMATMYAPLHKGWTEQNVKEIYDKAYSDKTFVRVRKSGTYPFTKEVYGTNYCDIGVTVDERTGRITVVSVIDNLVKGASGQAVQNMNVMFGLPEETGLYSVPIYP
- a CDS encoding acetylornithine transaminase, which codes for MESNNQSKHEEQLFPTYKRWNITFKSASGSTITDQSGKTYIDLMAGISVVNLGHGHPAVLKAVEQQLHEGWHASNFFHYEGQQQTAELLTAHSCGDLVFFANSGAEANEGAIKLARKHTGRKKIISFLQSFHGRTFGSMAATGQDSIHKGFGPMLEGFEYVPYNDVKALENAVDEETAAVIVEPVQGEGGVIPGEHTFLQAVEEAAKKAGALLICDEIQTGLGRTGAFFAHEHSGLNPDIITAAKALGNGIPTGAVIGKAHLKEAFGPGSHGTTFGGNPLAMAAAQATLRTLIEEDWSSKAADKGEALLKELKEKLSSLNKVKDIRGKGMMIGIELTEPAAETIIKLQEKGVLAIAAGPNVLRLLPPLTIEWETLMKGVHAIEETLKNK
- a CDS encoding SCO family protein; the protein is MKQQFLLLALGLLTLLLSGCAWLYDSGKPAENGSDLSHLDLEVKPFSYTNQAEETVTNEDLEGKYWIADMIFTSCPTVCNLMTPNMLNLQGELEQEGVDVQFVSFSVDPEFDNPDRLKKYGENYGADFSSWHFLTGYSDEEIKKLANETFQTTVEKDPEQNDIIHSTKFFLIDPEGNVIRSYDGLENDADPIVEDLKRLSNS
- a CDS encoding Cof-type HAD-IIB family hydrolase — encoded protein: MRKHLIVLDLDGTLLKDDKTISTRTYKTLQNVKKEGHMIAIATGRPYRASKMYYQQLGLDTPIVNFNGAYIHHPGDRSFGIHHSPLDLETAKTIIDTCQAFQVNNIMAEVVDDVFLHNYDETFIDMLALSTEPAAHGNLKNVLHTNPTSLLVYPKKESAEALRELISGSHAQGIEQRSWGAPHHLIEIIKTGNNKAAGLQKVAEYCNVSMDDVIAFGDENNDLEMLREAGIGVAMSNGSKEAQQAADVITAANEEDGIAIFLEEKLKLHSQT
- a CDS encoding GNAT family N-acetyltransferase — its product is MLKIYEIPNDADQETREKVADLLMGQMESIGKENAYELLMDSINLSLTENSCAHIFVAEYENTILGAAFLNLGISLDKGGYYIWLNDLFVHKEHRNQGIAKKLLLKVIYWAENHGIKGIELETGISNAATKALYNSLGFYDVVSKRYGFRF
- the argB gene encoding acetylglutamate kinase — encoded protein: MEGIVVIKCGGSTVDELSPDFFHSIAAMKKKGKHPIIVHGGGPAINNMLVQMQIKPEFVDGLRKTTADVLEAAELVLSGKVNKKIVSAFQPTQATAIGISGIDGDLIKASPINLETLGYVGKVEEINVRFLQQLIQNEFIPVIAPIAADINEGKLNINADVAAAAVARAIDAEELIFVTDVDGVLVKGQLAETLAVTEVNALVENGTIYGGMIPKVRAAADSLTGKLEKVTIANGNGKNTHEDGTLKGTTIIKKKAITS
- a CDS encoding AzlC family ABC transporter permease — its product is MKAAVTLTTNHSFAAGMKDGATIALGYFPAAITFGFIAQTTGLTVQETMLMSLLVFAGAAQYMALSLLAAGTGAIEIIFTTFIVNIRHFLMSASLNEKAVQDHPLKKAGYAFGLTDEVFAVASTKEGTVHTGYVYGVFFISYASWVIHSGVGHAVGQLLPEMLQQSLTFALYALFIALLAPSLKKHRKIFFLAALAAVLNSVFALIMAEGWAIILATLIAASVLEFIEPLNHKYNGAGKKSGVERK
- a CDS encoding AzlD domain-containing protein; the encoded protein is MSMELLFIILGMALVTYIPRMLPLVFLNAKSIPPRLEGILKNVPYAALGALIFPGVLTIHDNILFGLTGMAAAFLISFLGGNFIFVVLGSIAVLTVLTPFF
- the ctaG gene encoding cytochrome c oxidase assembly factor CtaG, whose amino-acid sequence is MNEFFSTFTFRALWTPELIIVLAAVAFVYYWITVKTRHRFIGAEKISIKQKLCFLFGLLALYLGWGSPLYIAGHSIITIHMTQMVLAYFAAVPLLILSIPKWVLHTWVHKWTKKAYVTYRIVMSPVIGLIGFNALFSFYHIPMVFDSIMQAPVLHSLYQIALFGTAWLMWWHMLAPLPSTNQLSDFRRIAYIFGNGILITPACALIIFAGSPLYETYTNPAVWSNVMAYCLPPGAELPAGLMNNAGGGFSFLDPHPDQQLAGVVMKITQEFVYVTTIGYVFKQWLTKEKLQDGELTISDIPAHADHLKNR
- the argJ gene encoding bifunctional glutamate N-acetyltransferase/amino-acid acetyltransferase ArgJ; amino-acid sequence: MSTLQNTEEIVEVNGGSIITPYGFTAAGVHTKVKRKRKDLGAILCDVPASSAAVYTLNKIQAAPLQVTKESIAKEGKLRAIVVNSGNANSCTGEQGLLDAYTMRGSAANAFDMPEHQVAVTSTGVIGERLKMDKIIPGIKDLKPMPTFKDADLFNEAIMTTDKVKKHACFQTMINGKRVTFGGTAKGSGMINPNMATMLSFVTTDADIEPDDLQQALNEVTDKTFNRITVDGDTSTNDMVVVMASGHAGNETLHPSHPEWEKFKKALQLTCEDLAKKIARDGEGATKLVEVNVLGAKTDEEAGKAAKQIVGSDLVKTAIYGTDANWGRIIVALGYSEVELDPEKIDISLGSIQTLKNSTPVSFSEEEAKAYLEQENITITVDLNIGEGSGKAWGCDLTYEYVRINAGYRT
- a CDS encoding helix-turn-helix domain-containing protein — protein: MEKEQLTAQIGSRLKKIRKHNGLNLEEAASITGVSKPMLGQIERGESNPTVGTLWKIANGLNVPFTSFIEAERPAVTRVDYKELETLEGDHGGFHVKPVFLKDQYTPFEAFYVDIDPLKSYYSEAHPKGVEEYIFLKEGTMQVRFDENCFTLEKGDALRFEANKDHVYENIGETPASFTMIIYYVR